GGAGGGGGTGCGCGGGGAGCGGGTCGGGCGGGACGCGCTGGACGCCTCGCGCATAAAGGGTGTGCGCGCGGCCGGAAGCCGCTAGCTTTCCGTCGTCCTGCCCCGCCGCCGCTCCCGAACCCGCCGCCCCGTGTCCATGCTCGAGTCCGACCTCGCCCCGCCGCCGCCCCCGGCCGCCGACCCGCCCGCCCGCCGCCCGCACGTGATCACCCCGCGCGCGGTGGCCAGCTGGGTCCTGTACGACCTGGCGAACACCATCTTCTCGATGGGCGTGGTGTCGCTCTACTTCTCGCTCTGGGTGCGCGACGAGGTGGGCCCCCAGCGCGCCGACAGCGTGTACGGGACGATCACGGCCGCCTCCATGGCCATCATCTTCTTCGTCTCGCCGCTCCTGGGGGCGATGACGGACCGGGCGCCGCGGCGGATGCCGTTCCTGGTCACCAGCACGCTCGTCTGCGTGGCCTTCACCATGGTGCTGGCGCGCTTCGGCTTCTGGCCCACGGTGGCGTGCTTCGTGGTGGCCAACGTGGCGTACCAGGCGGGGCTGCAGTTCTACGACGCCATGCTGCCCGAGGTGAGCACCGAGGAGAACCGGGGGAAGATCGGGGGGATCGGCGTGGGCGTGGGCTACCTGGGCTCGTTCCTGGCCGTGGGGCTCGGCTTCCTGATCGACACCGAAAACAAGGCGCTCCTCTTCCTGGCGATCGGGGTGGCGTTCCTGGTCTTCGCCATCCCCTGCTTCCTGTTCGTGCGCGAGCGCGGCAACCCCCGCCCGCGCCCGATCGACCGGCGCATGATCCTGGAGTCGACCTCGCAGACGCTCCGGACGCTGCGCTCCACCCAGCGCTACCCCGGCCTGCTGCGCTTCCTGGTGGGGCGCGTCTTCTACACCGACCCGATCAACACCGTGATCGCCATCATGGCGCTCTACACGGTGAACGTGGCGGTGGGCACCGGGCTCACCGAGGAGCAGGGCCAGGCGCAGGCCCGGCTGATCATGATGTCGGCCATCACCTTCGCGGTGGCGGGCGGCTTCGCCTGGGGGCGGCTCACCGACCGGCTGGGGCCGAAGCGCACGCTGAACCTGGTGCTGTTCTCGTGGATGGCGGTCTTCGCCTTCGCGGGGGTGATCGGGATCGTGGGGCTGCCGCTGTGGTGCCTGTACGTGGTGGCGGCCGGCGCCGGCGTCTCGCTGGGCGGCATCTGGGCGGCGGACCGGCCGTACATGCTGCGCCTCACCCCGCCCGCGCGCATCGGCGAGTTCTACGGGCTCTACGGGATGGTGGGTCGCTTCTCGGCGGTGGTGGGCCCCGCCATCTGGGCGCTGATCACGCACCTGACCGTCGAGCGGGGCGGGATGCTGCCGCGCGTGGGCCAGGGGATCGGGGTGTTCGTGCTGCTGCTGCTGGTGGTCGCCAGCTTCGTGATCCTCCAGCCCGTCTCGGACGAGCCGAGGCAGTGGAGCGCCGCCGACCGGGGGGAGGAGGGGGAGGCGCCGCGGGAGAAAGAGTGACGGATGGAGGCCAATCTCTTTAGATTCCGTCGTGAGCCCAGTCAGGACGGTAGTTTCGTGAATCCCGAGGTGAAGACCCCATGAACGATCCCGTTCCTCCCTCGATACGACTGGATCGGACGGCCCTCTCGGTCGTTCCGCTGTTCGAGGACTCGGACGAGAAGCGGTACTGGCATTCACGCTCCCCCGCCGAGCGCCTCCGCCACGTCGAGATGCTGCGCCGGATCAACTATGGACCTCGGGCGATGGCCAGGCTCGAAAGAGTTCTTGAGGTCGTTCCGCTCGAATGGCGAGAGACCGATTACAACCGATGAAGGTGAGTACCATGTCCGAGACCAAGAGCGTGGTCCATAGCGACCCGGACATCCTCGGCGGCACACTGGTGTTCGCCGGAACTCGCGTACCCCTCCAGAACCTCATCGATTATCTGTCGGCGGGTGACAGCCTGGAGGACTTCCTGCGCTCGTTTCCAACGGTCAGCCGCGAGCAGGCGGTAGCGGCGTTAGAACAGGCGGCGGAGGCTCTGGAACACCTTGCGCGCGCTGCTTGACGAGCAGGTTCCAG
This is a stretch of genomic DNA from Longimicrobium sp.. It encodes these proteins:
- a CDS encoding MFS transporter, which gives rise to MLESDLAPPPPPAADPPARRPHVITPRAVASWVLYDLANTIFSMGVVSLYFSLWVRDEVGPQRADSVYGTITAASMAIIFFVSPLLGAMTDRAPRRMPFLVTSTLVCVAFTMVLARFGFWPTVACFVVANVAYQAGLQFYDAMLPEVSTEENRGKIGGIGVGVGYLGSFLAVGLGFLIDTENKALLFLAIGVAFLVFAIPCFLFVRERGNPRPRPIDRRMILESTSQTLRTLRSTQRYPGLLRFLVGRVFYTDPINTVIAIMALYTVNVAVGTGLTEEQGQAQARLIMMSAITFAVAGGFAWGRLTDRLGPKRTLNLVLFSWMAVFAFAGVIGIVGLPLWCLYVVAAGAGVSLGGIWAADRPYMLRLTPPARIGEFYGLYGMVGRFSAVVGPAIWALITHLTVERGGMLPRVGQGIGVFVLLLLVVASFVILQPVSDEPRQWSAADRGEEGEAPREKE
- a CDS encoding DUF433 domain-containing protein; the protein is MSETKSVVHSDPDILGGTLVFAGTRVPLQNLIDYLSAGDSLEDFLRSFPTVSREQAVAALEQAAEALEHLARAA